The Salvia splendens isolate huo1 unplaced genomic scaffold, SspV2 ctg413, whole genome shotgun sequence genome has a segment encoding these proteins:
- the LOC121790109 gene encoding pentatricopeptide repeat-containing protein At4g36680, mitochondrial-like yields the protein MSLRLALRRARHLSTAAAEAETTAAKIVNISGAKKRLRKVYDPDEALKVYSSFSAADDASAPPASARHIQELAVRRLAKSRRFSDIEAFLESNKSKPQITEEPFVSSLIKSYGVAGMIDNALATYNQMADFGTPRSTLSFNALLLACINSKAYDRVPIFFNAFSEKFGLVPDKFSYGMLIKAHCEMESPEKAKETLSEMEKKGVEVGAVSFSTVLHALYKIGRVDEAEAFWNEMVKEKGIKLDAGSYNVRLSHIRDNPESLKALIEEMQNEGINPDPISYNYLITSYCVNGMMNEAEKVYADLLQAKGVRPNAATYRTMVFHSCKEGRYVKAYRIFKLSVKVGKIPDFNTLKYLVKGLTEKRRMVEAKAMVRTMNKKFPPDLLKAWEKLADELGLTRDGTEEAGASKVEKAEVDASKVEKVGADSGVESEKAST from the coding sequence ATGTCTCTCCGCCTTGCGCTCCGCCGTGCCCGCCACCTCTCAACCGCCGCCGCCGAAGCCGAGACTACCGCCGCCAAAATCGTAAACATTTCCGGAGCTAAGAAGCGCCTCCGGAAGGTATACGATCCCGACGAGGCGCTCAAAGTCTACTCCTCCTTCTCCGCCGCCGATGACGCCTCCGCGCCGCCGGCCTCCGCTCGCCACATCCAGGAGCTGGCGGTCCGCCGCCTCGCCAAATCCCGCCGCTTCTCCGACATCGAGGCTTTCCTCGAATCCAATAAATCCAAGCCCCAAATCACCGAGGAGCCATTCGTCTCCTCTCTCATCAAATCCTACGGCGTCGCCGGAATGATCGACAATGCGCTCGCTACCTACAATCAAATGGCCGATTTCGGTACCCCTCGCTCGACTCTATCCTTCAATGCTCTCCTCTTAGCTTGTATTAACTCCAAGGCTTATGATCGCGTGCCTATTTTTTTCAATGCGTTTTCGGAAAAATTTGGTTTGGTGCCGGATAAATTTTCCTATGGAATGTTGATCAAGGCGCATTGTGAGATGGAATCGCCGGAGAAGGCGAAGGAGACGCTGAGTGAAATGGAGAAGAAGGGGGTTGAAGTTGGGGCGGTGTCGTTTAGCACAGTTTTGCACGCGTTGTATAAGATTGGGAGGGTTGATGAGGCCGAAGCGTTTTGGAACGAAATGGTGAAGGAAAAGGGGATCAAATTGGATGCAGGGTCTTACAATGTGAGGCTTTCGCATATTCGTGATAATCCGGAATCGTTGAAAGCTTTGATTGAGGAAATGCAGAATGAGGGGATAAATCCTGATCCTATTAGCTACAACTATTTGATCACTTCCTACTGTGTGAATGGGATGATGAATGAAGCGGAGAAGGTATATGCTGATCTGTTGCAGGCGAAAGGAGTAAGGCCAAATGCTGCTACTTATAGGACTATGGTGTTCCATTCGTGTAAGGAAGGACGGTATGTCAAAGCGTATAGGATCTTTAAGCTGAGTGTGAAGGTGGGCAAGATTCCCGATTTCAACACATTGAagtatttggttaaggggttaACTGAAAAGAGGCGTATGGTTGAGGCTAAAGCTATGGTTCGGACTATGAACAAGAAGTTCCCTCCTGATTTATTGAAGGCTTGGGAGAAACTTGCGGATGAGCTTGGGTTAACTCGTGATGGCACAGAGGAGGCTGGCGCTAGCAAGGTAGAAAAGGCGGAGGTTGACGCCAGCAAAGTAGAAAAGGTGGGAGCTGATTCTGGTGTTGAATCGGAGAAGGCAAGTACATGA